The sequence ccctcgcttttaaaaattattaataaagatttatatgtaaattggaggacctatatgtaaatatagaaattacaaggactaaactgttaagttacaaaaaaagaaaaaaaaagggaaaaccgaaaattcggtattatcccaccgcctcccacgcactctgtttcttccagaaacagagagagcggtggggcgtgaggagaagaaggagagtggtagaagaagagaggaagaagagggagaagagaagaagaagaagaagaagaagaagaagagggaaaagaagagaggaggaagaagagggatagagaagaagaagaaggagaagaagaagaagaggaggtggctgcagtgagggctgcagcgagaagctgtggggcgtggggagaagaagaagaagaagaagaagaagaagaagaagaagaagaagaagaagaagaagaagaagagggaaaagaagagaggaggaagaagagggagtagagaagaagaagaaggagaagaagaagaagaggaggtggctgcagcgagggctgcagcgagaagctgtggggcgtggggagaagaagagaggaagaagagggagaagagaagaagaagaagaagaagaagagaagaggatagctgcagcaaggctgcagcgaggaggtgtgtggggttggggaggaaaagggaagaggagaagaagaggggaaaagagaggcagctgcagcagccagggctgcagcacctctgtttcccgcaggtggaaacagaggagaggatgtgtggggcgttgaggatgaaaagggaagaagaagaagaagaagaagaagaagaagaagaagaagaagaagatagctgcggcaaggctgcagcgaggagatgtgtggccttggggaggaaaagggaagaggggaagaggagaagaagaagaagaggaagagaaagaggtgtgatacctctgtttcctgcagaggaaacagaggagagggtgtgtgtgacgccggggaagaaggggctgcagctgcggcgatggcagctgcagctggaagagaagaagaagaggaagatgagcaggggaggagggagaggttgcggccgtggctgcggccgcgactgcagcagttgcagcggggagagaagaagaagaaaggaaggagaaggaagaggagaagggaaagaagtagctgcggctgcggttgtggcagctgcagctatggcagggaaagaggaagagaaaaaggaaaggaagaagaagagaaagggaaggagaggaagaagagaggaagaggagaaggggctgcggctgcggcgatggcagctgcagctgtggctgggaaagaagagaaggaaaggaagaagaagagaaagggaaggagaggaagaagagaggaagaggagaaggggtggcagctgcagttggaagagaagtaggagaggaaatagagtagcagaggaagaagtggctgcggttgtggtggctgcggccatggctgcgactgcgactgcgactgcggcagttgcagctgggaaagaaaggaaaggaaagggggaaaaaggggctgcggacgggattgcggccgcagcggcagcgactgcgtatgcagcagttatgtctgcgagagaagggaggaaggaaggtagtgcggtggaaggggctgcgattgtagcagcggcaacggcggcggctgtggcagctgcgtttgggaaagaaaaagaaggaatgagagtaagagagagcaggtgactgtgcctcgatgttcgacacgtggtgtagttgcgaagaaaggaagaaaacgggagcacaaaacgaaacagagagaggacacggaggaaaagtagaaggatttgggctggcaccttctttggatcttcggatcgaaatctttgaaaggcaagttttctgattctttctattgcaagtttcccgcttgtttcaatcctttctattgcaagttctctgttcgtttctcctataattgctctgatatgccttattgcaagttccttgatcgtttttcctataattgctcttatatgtcttattgcaagtatcctgatctttccccactaccatttttatctctacatttgctttgcttacgaggaactttgaattgtactagcctttcatttgttatatctcctgtttacatgtaacgattcgaatctgtgcaacttttgagattctgatcttttgataccgaactgcctataagactttgtggaaactctgatttgttcaaaactgatttcattggaaactagactcgtagacctttctttgatatatggattgaaagatctgaaatccaaacacctgcccagttatctgttgaatctgacattatgaattctgccaacagagattttgttctatgactcttgcttaccaaattatttgtaactctctctgttggacagttcaattcatatgaagcctgtcttatctgaaagtattatccaatgattatttctgagtaaattggagcacgattgatagtttgaatcatttgttcaatgtgccttctgtattctgccagaaatcgagctttggtcgatttctcatattctggtttcattcctttggaaattgatatcctttagccttcttattaaattgagctttatattactactttgaattcttgtatgctcttgtccttaaaattattgcattcttgaaaactgttgtgtaacgtttatgctatatcgtattgactcatataggcacatgtatatcctattgttccgcatttgctttcgatatgtgcctattccagtttcattcctttggacattgaattcatcaaatcttcttattgaattgagttatttgtgattgcttggattccatatgtgcccttgctttcaattcccttcaaatctgaatatacttgtgaaagattattgcttacttcggattgactcgtaaaggcacatgtacgtttgttattccgcgtgtgcttccgatatatgctacttattgttgaaactgcccttttgtactctggtgtgtgggattgtctggacctttgccagaaatggtaaagggtatgcgctgatttgcccgctatgtggggtcccgctatgtgggatattctggtatgcgcttatttgcccgctatgtggggtcccgctatgtgggatattgcttagagccggcgatgctctgccggccccctttgacttcacctagacgtgggtggatggagctcccagacgtgggagacttttgtcaggtggtcattcagaaatggatgaatcacattctgactgagatcccactacaccttctgtatgtttgatatgatatccagagctttggttatgtgtttctgtacatgctttggataagattgatatgtttgcaacgtcaaagacgacgtttgagcttctatacgatatttgttttcgatatgctctgaaatgcttcattcactgatgatatgcttcgaaatgttccatatgccgttgatatgctccggaacatttcatatgccattgatatgctccaattactctgtgctccatttgctatgaactgatatgttctgaaatgtcctatctgccattgatatgttccaattactctgtgctccatttgctatgaactgatatgttctgaaatgtcctatctgccattgatatgttccaattactctgtgccccattcgttatggatcaaatatgttttgaatgacatgatacgtatgatttggtatctattgagatggtatccttgagaattcttgtattctgccttgcattatgataccctactcgtttgaaaccgttccttttgttctgaatatgctttgtcacttgctgagccgttttttggctcactccgttgttatataaatctttcaggtcagcttgtcactcttcgagatgtttgatttgggctgaggcagcggatagctattcagaataatgggcaagtctggttggttattacgatattgttgtataagtatgtcttgtatgtaatgaaatgttgtcgatgaaccgaaatggatatactgtgtcaaagtgttaggagatatctcttatttggaatttcagaatgttaagtctaatttatggtaatatgaacttgtggtgaatagttggagtcctgattgtataatttatttagcttgtggatttataaatgttgttcatgtttgtcaagttggcttgggttgccataaatgtgaattatcgagtgatgtgatatatgattataaactgcacaggttttatggatgtgaatatgaatagaatgttttcagtgtcctcaaacgttagtttggatcctagattggtctgtgacgaaaattttaaaaatcatggatattttgaggggcgtgacagaggtggtatcagagcattgtttgaggattactgaaatatatgatatgttgacgtgcaaaatatattgaggtctaatgaactttagtgattggtggaaattttctttgatgtattttaggaatctaggatgacgatgacatttagtcctcctacttcatctgattttgattaattaagtgggatgaaaggggtaatcggggatattgaatcagagtggcgcagcggaagcatggtggacctaatttcattggtggtagaaaaatgaatgatgcaaacagagaagatatttgatgtacaaaattgttttgatgatcaaaagatttcttttgccaccttatattggaagtagaggctgattattattggcaacaatgaaaagaatttttggagatcagtgacaagaatgataaggacaagtttaccaataagaatatgattggaaatgaatcagaaagtaatgacaagagggtcaagacatttggatttgaaaaggaaagtcaccaccaaagacttaatcatgtgtgaattacaagttaaattatgaaacaagtttgtgttttcgggtgattggagtctattttgcttgtagaaagttggatcataaaataaaagtttgccctttgaacaagaagaaagagtcactgcctcctaaatcatcagcccatgtaagagtgtatgctatcactaaatatgattctgaaacttctgaattagtggtcaaaggtattatgcatgtttgtgaaagaatgcaaatatttgttcgaccatgggtccaatctacgatttgattcgtaatattttgcttatcacttgggtattcaacctagaccactacattatgtgctataagtaaatacgatcattggagattctttgataacgaagttgaatctggtcctcttgtctgattcttattggagaacttgaatttatgctgatttagttctcctagagatttggagttttgatattatacttggtatggattggctatcttcctaacataccagtatggattggtatataacaaatgatcactttttgcatatttgatcagccgatcttttattttgagagtattggacattatttatcttcttgcctaatgtatcccaggatgacttgtttggattacctccaaatgtgattttgcttttgatttggtccttgggacaatcctaaaatctaagcctctctacagaaagatatcatttgagtaagtggaattggaaaaacaactacaaggattgttaaatgaggattttatttggcttaatatttcatcatggggtgctccggtgttagttaaaagaaatgtatggaacattgaggctttgtaaggattatagacagttgaattaggtgaccataaaaaaagagtattttctgaagtaacgacttgctcgattaattacagggtacgcaagtatttttagaaattgattgaaggtcgggttaccgtctattgaggatcaaggaggagaatatttcggtcactcgtggataattatgtaattgtattttattgatgaaactatttaagagtaggaggaggaaataaagatatcataatcctcatcttttcatcgattgagctatgatcaatttagaggactaaattttcttttaagggggggagagtgtaatatccctcgcttttaaaaattattaataaagatttatatgtaaattggaggacctatatgtaaatatagaaattacaaggactaaactgttaagttgcaaaaaaagaaaaaaaaagggaaaaccgaaaattcggtattatcccaccgcctcccacgcactctgtttcttccagaaacagagagagcggtggggcgtgaggagaaggagagtggtagaagaagagaggaagaagagggagaagagaagaagaagaagaagaagaagaagaagagggaaaagaagagaggaggaagaagagggagtagagaagaagaagaaggagaagaagaagaagaggaggtggctgcagtgagggctgcagcgagaagctgtggggcgtggggagaagaagaagaagaagaagaagaagaagaagaagaagaagaagagggaaaagaagagaggaggaagaagagggagtagagaagaagaagaaggagaagaagaagaagaggaggtggctgcagcgagggctgcagcgagaagctgtggggcgtggggagaagaagagaggaagaagagggagaagagaagaagaagaagaagaagaagagaagaggatagctgcggcaaggctgcagcgaggaggtgtgtggggttggggaggaaaagggaagaggagaagaagaggggaaaagagaggcagctgcagcagccagggctgcagcacctctgtttcccgcaggtggaaacagaggagaggatgtgtggggcgttgaggatgaaaagggaagaagaagaagaagaagaagaagaagaagaagaagaagaagaagaagatagctgcggcaaggctgcagcgaggagatgtgtggccttggggaggaaaagggaagaggggaagaggagaagaagaagaagaggaagagaaagaggtgtgatacctctgtttcctgcagaggaaacagaggagagggtgtgtgtgacgccggggaagaaggggctgcagctgcggcgatggcagctgcagctggaagagaagaagaagaggaagatgagcaggggaggagggagaggttgcggccgtggctgcggccgcgactgcagcagttgcagcggggagagaagaagaagaaaggaaggagaaggaagaggagaagggaaagaagtagctgcggctgcggttgtggcagctgcagctatggcagggaaagaggaagagaaaaaggaaaggaagaagaagagaaagggaaggagaggaagaagagaggaagaggagaaggggctgcggctgcggcgatggcagctgcagctgtggctgggaaagaagagaaggaaaggaagaagaagagaaagggaaggagaggaagaagagaggaagaggagaaggggtggcagctgcagttggaagagaagtaggagaggaaatagagtagcagaggaagaagtggctgcggttgtggtggctgcggccatggctgcgactgcgactgcgactgcggcagttgcagctgggaaagaaaggaaaggaaagggggaaaaaggggctgcggacgggattgcggccgcagcggcagcgactgcgtatgcagcagttatgtctgcgagagaagggaggaaggaaggtagtgcggtggaaggggctgcgattgtagcagcggcaacggcggcggctgtggcagctgcgtttgggaaagaaa comes from Musa acuminata AAA Group cultivar baxijiao chromosome BXJ3-3, Cavendish_Baxijiao_AAA, whole genome shotgun sequence and encodes:
- the LOC135632366 gene encoding vicilin-like seed storage protein At2g18540 — encoded protein: MCGALRMKREEEEEEEEEEEEEEEEDSCGKAAARRCVALGRKREEGKRRRRRRGRERGVIPLFPAEETEERVCVTPGKKGLQLRRWQLQLEEKKKRKMSRGGGRGCGRGCGRDCSSCSGERRRRKEGEGRGEGKEVAAAAVVAAAAMAGKEEEKKERKKKRKGRRGRREEEEKGLRLRRWQLQLWLGKKRRKGRRREREGEEEERKRRRGGSCSWKRSRRGNRVAEEEVAAVVVAAAMAATATATAAVAAGKERKGKGEKGAADGIAAAAAATAYAAVMSAREGRKEGSAVEGAAIVAAATAAAVAAAFGKEKEGMRVRESR